A DNA window from Coffea arabica cultivar ET-39 chromosome 6c, Coffea Arabica ET-39 HiFi, whole genome shotgun sequence contains the following coding sequences:
- the LOC113692632 gene encoding protein NUCLEOLAR FACTOR 1 isoform X1 codes for MGKPGFARKRGLKRVNSSKPFKKFKNLKLNPGAEKLVPKQPLENDSEDWSDENSEAELETKEEEEVEEEIVFNREPTMYDNLLKRLGSSSQLIANALKQRKREEEGKSDTEDDESESEVEDDNEGSIDESPRRSEMINGAEESGVPGSTEKSEESGSDDGEIGASESDEEHDSRTNVESITSRSTFSSHLEYKLSQGEVDNLFRRKWNYKWEVPALRAPNCKWRGTGDCFLKDTGMSETCDLKPRLYKHWVDVYKGSGSTDFQSSEQRFFFSICNSYRDVLHHNKKPFYLKGQEDSSILDAYVLHTLNHVLRTRDLISKNDAKVADAQGKGGILNGYGFLDHGFTRPKVLILLPLASIAFRVVKRLIQLTPSKHKVNIEHMDRFTEEFGSGGVESEEDEEDVENSKRKKSSKPSDFQSLFGGNNNDHFMIGIKYMGRKIKLYADFYSSDIIVASPLGLITKIGAAEVEKEKDIDYLSSIEVLIIDHADVILMQNWSHVNTVVEQLNRLPVKQHGTDIMRIRPWYLDGQAQFYRQTIILGSHLNPDINSLFNRHCLNYEGKVKLVCLYKGVLPKVLIPVRQIYERFDADSIAYVDDARFQYFCKKVFPKIKDSIQGGIMLFISSYFEFVRLRNFLKSQEASFCLLGEYTKQSDISRARIWFFQGQRKIMLYTERAHFYHRYKIRAIQKLIIYSLPERKEFYPEIVNMLEGSQNMSCTVLFSRFDQFRLERIVGSASAKRMITSEKGVFVFC; via the exons ATGGGAAAACCAGGATTTGcaagaaaaagag GATTGAAGAGAGTGAACAGTTCAAAGCCATTTAAGAAGTTCAAAAATCTGAAGCTAAATCCTGGAGCTGAAAAACTTGTACCTAAGCAACCTCTAGAAAATGACTCAG AGGATTGGTCTGATGAAAATTCTGAGGCTGAATTAGAaaccaaagaagaagaagaagtagaaGAGGAAATTGTTTTTAACAGAGAGCCAACAATGTATGACAATTTATTGAAGAGGTTGGGATCAAGTAGTCAATTAATTGCAAATGCTCTTAAGCAAAG aaaaagagaagaagaagggaaaagtGATACAGAAGATGATGAATCAGAAAGTGAGGTTGAAGATGACAATGAAG gGAGTATTGATGAGTCTCCTAGAAGAAGTGAAATGATAAATGGTGCCGAAGAAAGTGGTGTGCCGGGTTCTACAGAAAAGAGTGAAGAATCTGGATCAGATGATGGAGAGATTGGTGCCTCTGAGTCAGACGAAGAACATGATTCGAGAACAAATGTTGAATCCATTACCAGCAGAAG TACATTCAGCAGTCACTTGGAATATAAATTATCTCAAGGAGAGGTTGACAACTTATTCAGGAGGAAATGGAATTACAAATGGGAAGTTCCTGCTCTTCGTGCACCCAATTGCAAGTGGAGAGGAACTGGAGACTGTTTTTTGAAG GACACTGGCATGAGTGAAACGTGTGACCTCAAGCCAAGATTGTATAAGCATTGGGTAGATGTCTACAAAGGATCTGGCAGCACTGATTTTCAATCATCTGAGCAGAGATTCTTTTTCTCCATCT GCAACAGCTATCGGGATGTATTACACCATAACAAGAAGCCTTTTTATCTTAAAGGTCAAGAGGACTCGAGTATCCTGGATGCTTATGTTTTGCACACT TTAAATCATGTTTTGAGAACAAGGGATTTGATCAGTAAAAACGATGCAAAAGTGGCTGATGCTCAAGGAAAAGGGGGCATTCTCAATGGCTATGGTTTCCTGGACCATGGGTTTACTCGTCCTAAG GTCTTGATCCTTTTGCCTTTAGCAAGCATTGCATTTCGGGTAGTAAAGAGGTTGATCCAATTAACCCCTTCAAAGCACAAG GTTAATATTGAACACATGGATCGCTTTACTGAGGAGTTTGGGAGCGGAGGAGTTGAAAGTGAGGAGGATGAAGAGGATGTTgagaactcaaaaagaaagaagtcCTCTAAACCTTCTGACTTTCAGTCATTGTTTGGTGGGAATAACAATGATCATTTCATGATAGGCATTAAGTATATGGG GAGGAAGATCAAGTTATATGCTGATTTTTATTCCTCAGACATAATAGTTGCTTCCCCTCTTGGTTTAATCACT AAAATTGGTGCGGCAGAAgtagagaaagaaaaggatattGATTATCTTTCCTCCATAGAG GTTTTGATTATTGACCACGCAGATGTCATACTAATGCAG AATTGGTCTCATGTGAACACAGTAGTTGAACAATTAAACCGGTTACCGGTGAAGCAGCATGGAACTGATATAATGCGCATACGACCATG GTACCTAGATGGACAAGCGCAATTCTATCGACAAACAATAATTCTAGGTTCTCACTTAAACCCAG ACATCAATTCACTGTTCAATCGGCACTGCCTTAACTACGAGGGAAAG GTCAAGTTGGTGTGCCTCTATAAAGGTGTTCTTCCAAAAGTATTGATCCCTGTACGGCAG ATATACGAGCGGTTTGATGCAGACTCGATTGCATATGTTGATGATGCTCGTTTCCAGTATTTTTGTAAGAAG GTGTTTCCCAAAATAAAAGACTCTATCCAG GGTGGAATTATGCTATTTATTAGTTCTTATTTCGAGTTTGTTCGACTCcgaaattttttgaaatctcaagaagCATCGTTCTGCCTTCTTGGAGA GTACACCAAACAAAGTGATATATCTCGTGCACGAATTTGGTTCTTCCAAGGACAGCGGAAAATCATGCTATACACTGAGAGAGCTCACTTCTACCACAGATACAAg ATCCGTGCTATTCAGAAATTGATCATTTATTCTCTTCCGGAGAGGAAAGAATTTTACCCTGAG ATTGTAAATATGCTCGAAGGATCTCAAAACATGTCTTGTACTGTGCTATTTTCTCGTTTTGATCAGTTTCGG CTTGAAAGAATTGTTGGTTCTGCATCTGCAAAAAGAATGATTACATCAGAGAAGGGTGTTTTTGTATTCTGTTAG
- the LOC113692632 gene encoding protein NUCLEOLAR FACTOR 1 isoform X2 yields MINGAEESGVPGSTEKSEESGSDDGEIGASESDEEHDSRTNVESITSRSTFSSHLEYKLSQGEVDNLFRRKWNYKWEVPALRAPNCKWRGTGDCFLKDTGMSETCDLKPRLYKHWVDVYKGSGSTDFQSSEQRFFFSICNSYRDVLHHNKKPFYLKGQEDSSILDAYVLHTLNHVLRTRDLISKNDAKVADAQGKGGILNGYGFLDHGFTRPKVLILLPLASIAFRVVKRLIQLTPSKHKVNIEHMDRFTEEFGSGGVESEEDEEDVENSKRKKSSKPSDFQSLFGGNNNDHFMIGIKYMGRKIKLYADFYSSDIIVASPLGLITKIGAAEVEKEKDIDYLSSIEVLIIDHADVILMQNWSHVNTVVEQLNRLPVKQHGTDIMRIRPWYLDGQAQFYRQTIILGSHLNPDINSLFNRHCLNYEGKVKLVCLYKGVLPKVLIPVRQIYERFDADSIAYVDDARFQYFCKKVFPKIKDSIQGGIMLFISSYFEFVRLRNFLKSQEASFCLLGEYTKQSDISRARIWFFQGQRKIMLYTERAHFYHRYKIRAIQKLIIYSLPERKEFYPEIVNMLEGSQNMSCTVLFSRFDQFRLERIVGSASAKRMITSEKGVFVFC; encoded by the exons ATGATAAATGGTGCCGAAGAAAGTGGTGTGCCGGGTTCTACAGAAAAGAGTGAAGAATCTGGATCAGATGATGGAGAGATTGGTGCCTCTGAGTCAGACGAAGAACATGATTCGAGAACAAATGTTGAATCCATTACCAGCAGAAG TACATTCAGCAGTCACTTGGAATATAAATTATCTCAAGGAGAGGTTGACAACTTATTCAGGAGGAAATGGAATTACAAATGGGAAGTTCCTGCTCTTCGTGCACCCAATTGCAAGTGGAGAGGAACTGGAGACTGTTTTTTGAAG GACACTGGCATGAGTGAAACGTGTGACCTCAAGCCAAGATTGTATAAGCATTGGGTAGATGTCTACAAAGGATCTGGCAGCACTGATTTTCAATCATCTGAGCAGAGATTCTTTTTCTCCATCT GCAACAGCTATCGGGATGTATTACACCATAACAAGAAGCCTTTTTATCTTAAAGGTCAAGAGGACTCGAGTATCCTGGATGCTTATGTTTTGCACACT TTAAATCATGTTTTGAGAACAAGGGATTTGATCAGTAAAAACGATGCAAAAGTGGCTGATGCTCAAGGAAAAGGGGGCATTCTCAATGGCTATGGTTTCCTGGACCATGGGTTTACTCGTCCTAAG GTCTTGATCCTTTTGCCTTTAGCAAGCATTGCATTTCGGGTAGTAAAGAGGTTGATCCAATTAACCCCTTCAAAGCACAAG GTTAATATTGAACACATGGATCGCTTTACTGAGGAGTTTGGGAGCGGAGGAGTTGAAAGTGAGGAGGATGAAGAGGATGTTgagaactcaaaaagaaagaagtcCTCTAAACCTTCTGACTTTCAGTCATTGTTTGGTGGGAATAACAATGATCATTTCATGATAGGCATTAAGTATATGGG GAGGAAGATCAAGTTATATGCTGATTTTTATTCCTCAGACATAATAGTTGCTTCCCCTCTTGGTTTAATCACT AAAATTGGTGCGGCAGAAgtagagaaagaaaaggatattGATTATCTTTCCTCCATAGAG GTTTTGATTATTGACCACGCAGATGTCATACTAATGCAG AATTGGTCTCATGTGAACACAGTAGTTGAACAATTAAACCGGTTACCGGTGAAGCAGCATGGAACTGATATAATGCGCATACGACCATG GTACCTAGATGGACAAGCGCAATTCTATCGACAAACAATAATTCTAGGTTCTCACTTAAACCCAG ACATCAATTCACTGTTCAATCGGCACTGCCTTAACTACGAGGGAAAG GTCAAGTTGGTGTGCCTCTATAAAGGTGTTCTTCCAAAAGTATTGATCCCTGTACGGCAG ATATACGAGCGGTTTGATGCAGACTCGATTGCATATGTTGATGATGCTCGTTTCCAGTATTTTTGTAAGAAG GTGTTTCCCAAAATAAAAGACTCTATCCAG GGTGGAATTATGCTATTTATTAGTTCTTATTTCGAGTTTGTTCGACTCcgaaattttttgaaatctcaagaagCATCGTTCTGCCTTCTTGGAGA GTACACCAAACAAAGTGATATATCTCGTGCACGAATTTGGTTCTTCCAAGGACAGCGGAAAATCATGCTATACACTGAGAGAGCTCACTTCTACCACAGATACAAg ATCCGTGCTATTCAGAAATTGATCATTTATTCTCTTCCGGAGAGGAAAGAATTTTACCCTGAG ATTGTAAATATGCTCGAAGGATCTCAAAACATGTCTTGTACTGTGCTATTTTCTCGTTTTGATCAGTTTCGG CTTGAAAGAATTGTTGGTTCTGCATCTGCAAAAAGAATGATTACATCAGAGAAGGGTGTTTTTGTATTCTGTTAG